One genomic segment of Occultella kanbiaonis includes these proteins:
- a CDS encoding WxL protein peptidoglycan domain-containing protein, giving the protein MYSASPRSRPAPSTVRVRRPDAGTAAAARARPMLWVLVLALLVGTTVGGQAPAAADVATDELTWSVAPADNDQGTGRPNFNYAVSPGDVIADAFVVTNLGTAELPLAIYAADGYTTPQGHLDLQPADVAPADLGTWVTLETTEVTLGAGESVEVPFTLAVPVDASPGDHPGGIVAAYTSSADGGTVRLDRRLGSRLHVRVAGEQQVGLEVSNVRLSQDLVINPIAAAPTVLTYTVTNVGNVRTLAHESVTLGGPGGSTVTGTVEEIMPGSAVERSVVLSGWPLIRVNADLVLTPEAVDGVIGADVAAGASTWAVPWGWLMVLFVILAVAVVIGVRRGRRESAA; this is encoded by the coding sequence ATGTACAGCGCCTCGCCTCGATCCCGCCCCGCGCCCTCAACGGTGCGCGTCCGGCGTCCGGATGCCGGCACCGCGGCGGCGGCGCGCGCCCGGCCCATGCTGTGGGTCCTCGTCCTCGCGCTGCTGGTGGGTACCACCGTCGGTGGTCAGGCGCCGGCGGCGGCGGACGTCGCGACCGATGAACTGACCTGGAGCGTGGCCCCGGCCGACAACGACCAGGGCACCGGACGCCCGAACTTCAACTACGCGGTGAGCCCGGGTGACGTCATCGCCGACGCGTTCGTGGTCACCAACCTCGGGACGGCGGAGCTCCCCCTGGCCATCTACGCCGCGGACGGCTACACCACCCCGCAGGGCCACCTCGACCTGCAGCCGGCCGACGTGGCGCCCGCGGATCTCGGCACCTGGGTCACCCTCGAGACGACCGAGGTCACGCTCGGGGCGGGGGAGAGCGTCGAGGTGCCGTTCACGCTGGCGGTGCCCGTGGACGCGAGCCCCGGCGACCATCCTGGCGGCATCGTCGCCGCCTACACCTCGTCGGCGGACGGCGGCACGGTGCGGCTGGATCGACGCCTCGGCTCACGGTTGCACGTGCGCGTCGCCGGCGAGCAGCAGGTCGGACTCGAGGTCTCGAACGTGCGGCTGAGCCAGGACCTCGTGATCAACCCGATCGCCGCGGCGCCGACGGTCCTGACCTACACCGTCACGAACGTGGGCAACGTGCGAACCCTGGCCCATGAGTCCGTCACCCTCGGCGGCCCCGGCGGCAGCACCGTGACGGGCACCGTCGAGGAGATCATGCCGGGCTCCGCCGTGGAGCGATCGGTGGTCCTGAGCGGGTGGCCACTGATCCGGGTCAATGCCGACCTGGTCCTCACACCGGAGGCCGTCGACGGCGTGATCGGCGCCGATGTGGCCGCCGGCGCCAGCACCTGGGCCGTGCCCTGGGGATGGCTCATGGTGCTCTTCGT
- a CDS encoding heme ABC transporter ATP-binding protein yields the protein MSQAVRAPSAVHPWDDPEPRPALIGCEGLSLHLGGQPVLVDVDLRVHAGEVVALVGPNGAGKSTLLAALAGDLDPEQGRVLLGEYDLSAVPVAERARARAVQVQEARLSFAFRAEDVVRMGRAPWRGTRFADDDDAVVADALRTSEVEHLAGRLFPTLSGGEKARTAFARAVGQETAVLMLDEPTAALDIRHQERLLAEVRERAAAGVGVVVVLHDLTLAAAYADRIVLLADGRVRADGPPRAVLTADLLTEVYRYPIAVVEHEDSGALVVLPLRDRRSPQKEES from the coding sequence ATGAGCCAGGCGGTGCGGGCGCCGAGCGCGGTCCACCCGTGGGACGACCCCGAGCCCAGGCCGGCGCTGATCGGCTGCGAAGGCCTCAGCCTGCACCTGGGCGGGCAGCCGGTGCTGGTCGACGTGGACCTGCGGGTGCACGCCGGCGAGGTCGTCGCCCTGGTGGGCCCCAACGGCGCGGGCAAATCCACCCTGCTCGCGGCGCTCGCGGGCGACCTCGACCCCGAGCAGGGCCGAGTGCTGCTCGGCGAGTACGACCTGAGCGCCGTGCCCGTGGCCGAGCGTGCCCGGGCCCGCGCCGTGCAGGTCCAGGAAGCCCGGCTCTCGTTCGCGTTCCGCGCCGAGGACGTCGTCCGGATGGGCCGGGCGCCGTGGCGGGGCACGCGGTTCGCCGACGACGACGACGCCGTCGTCGCGGATGCCCTGCGAACCAGCGAGGTCGAGCACCTGGCCGGGCGCCTGTTCCCGACCCTGTCCGGCGGTGAGAAGGCCCGCACGGCCTTCGCCCGCGCCGTCGGGCAGGAGACGGCCGTGCTGATGCTCGACGAACCCACCGCGGCCCTGGACATCCGGCACCAGGAGCGCCTGCTCGCCGAGGTCCGCGAACGAGCCGCTGCCGGGGTGGGCGTGGTCGTCGTGCTGCACGACCTCACCCTCGCCGCCGCCTACGCGGACCGGATCGTGTTGCTCGCGGACGGACGGGTCCGCGCTGACGGGCCCCCGCGAGCCGTGCTCACCGCGGACCTACTGACCGAGGTCTATCGGTACCCGATCGCAGTCGTGGAGCACGAGGACTCCGGCGCGCTCGTGGTACTCCCGCTGCGCGATCGGCGCAGCCCACAGAAGGAGGAGTCATGA
- a CDS encoding FecCD family ABC transporter permease, which translates to MAHAPSRAGRVVVLFVSLTVALGVLLILSVGLGQMGITPAEVLGSILNRLGLGVLPGPAHPNAESALWAVRMPRLLLAAMVGAALATGGVLMQGVFGNPLAEPGVIGVSSGAAVGACTVIVLGVNTLGTWTAVVAAFIGGLITTAVAYSTARQEGRTEVVTLVLTGVAVNAVAGAIIAFLTFLGDTSAREEIVFWQLGSLNGTRWEHVLVAAPVIVLGVAAAGLFARRLDLLALGERPARHLGVDVERLRIVVIVGVAVLTSAAVAFCGVIAFVGLVVPHLIRMLVGPGHAVLLPASALGGAVLLLAADLAARTVVPYADLPIGMLTALVGGPFFFYLIRRTRRGAGGWS; encoded by the coding sequence GTGGCGCACGCGCCGTCCCGGGCCGGCCGGGTGGTGGTGCTCTTCGTCTCGCTCACCGTTGCGCTGGGGGTCCTGCTGATCCTGTCCGTCGGCCTCGGGCAGATGGGGATCACGCCGGCCGAGGTGCTCGGCTCGATCCTGAACCGGCTGGGCCTTGGCGTGCTGCCCGGGCCCGCGCACCCGAACGCGGAGTCCGCGCTCTGGGCGGTCCGGATGCCCAGGCTGCTCCTCGCCGCCATGGTCGGGGCCGCGCTGGCCACCGGGGGCGTGCTCATGCAGGGTGTATTCGGCAACCCGCTCGCCGAGCCCGGTGTGATCGGGGTCTCCTCCGGTGCGGCGGTCGGCGCCTGCACCGTCATCGTGCTCGGCGTGAACACCCTGGGCACCTGGACCGCCGTGGTGGCTGCCTTCATCGGCGGGCTGATCACGACCGCGGTCGCCTACTCGACCGCGCGACAGGAGGGGCGCACCGAGGTCGTCACCCTGGTCCTGACCGGGGTGGCCGTCAACGCCGTGGCAGGGGCGATCATCGCGTTCCTGACCTTCCTCGGGGACACCTCGGCACGCGAGGAGATCGTGTTCTGGCAGCTCGGTAGCCTGAACGGCACCCGGTGGGAGCACGTGCTGGTCGCGGCGCCGGTGATCGTGCTGGGGGTCGCCGCCGCCGGGTTGTTCGCGCGCCGGCTCGACCTGCTCGCGCTCGGCGAGCGGCCCGCCCGGCACCTCGGCGTGGACGTCGAGCGGCTCCGGATCGTAGTCATCGTCGGAGTCGCCGTCCTGACCAGTGCCGCCGTGGCGTTCTGCGGCGTGATCGCGTTCGTCGGGCTCGTGGTGCCGCACCTGATCCGAATGCTCGTCGGCCCCGGGCACGCCGTGCTGCTGCCCGCCAGCGCGCTCGGTGGTGCGGTCCTGCTGCTCGCCGCGGACCTCGCCGCCCGCACCGTGGTGCCCTACGCGGACCTGCCGATCGGCATGCTCACCGCCCTAGTCGGCGGCCCGTTCTTCTTCTACCTGATCCGCCGGACCCGGCGCGGCGCGGGGGGCTGGTCATGA
- a CDS encoding heme/hemin ABC transporter substrate-binding protein has protein sequence MRSRRSVVPSARQPGSSKGLGPARILAALLAVLALVAACSGSAGGAGGAPDGGARLAEVEPLTDPGAYVGPSSAVLADSAIVPIAADPQPVLPVTLTDAQGTGVTVTDVSRILALDIYGSTSRTVFELGLGENLVGRDTSSAYPEIADRPLVTANGHELNAESILDLAPTLIITDTSLGPWDVVLQMRDAGIPVVVVDSHRSLEGVGPLIQQVADAVGLSAEGAELAARATADIEATVAQIAAVAPPEGQRLRIAFLYVRGQSGIYYLFGTGSGTDSLITALGGVDVATEIGWDGMRPLTDEGLIAAQPDLVLVMSKGLESVDGVDGLLEAVPALAYTPAGENRRVVDMDDSQILSFGPNTADVLDALAVAIYAPEANR, from the coding sequence GTGCGGTCACGTCGATCGGTGGTGCCGTCAGCGCGGCAGCCGGGTAGCAGCAAGGGTCTCGGTCCCGCGCGGATCCTCGCGGCACTGCTCGCGGTGCTCGCGCTGGTCGCAGCGTGCTCCGGTAGTGCCGGCGGCGCCGGAGGAGCGCCCGACGGCGGCGCGCGGCTGGCCGAGGTGGAGCCGCTCACGGACCCGGGGGCGTACGTCGGGCCGAGCTCGGCGGTCCTCGCCGACTCCGCGATCGTGCCGATCGCGGCGGATCCGCAACCGGTGCTCCCGGTCACGCTCACCGACGCCCAGGGCACCGGGGTGACCGTGACGGACGTCAGCCGGATCCTCGCGCTGGACATCTACGGGTCGACCTCCCGCACCGTCTTCGAGCTCGGCCTGGGGGAGAACCTGGTCGGCCGGGACACCTCGTCGGCGTACCCCGAGATCGCCGACCGGCCCCTGGTGACCGCCAACGGGCACGAGCTGAACGCCGAGTCGATCCTCGACCTCGCGCCGACCTTGATCATCACCGACACCAGCCTGGGACCCTGGGACGTGGTCCTGCAGATGCGGGACGCCGGAATACCCGTCGTGGTGGTGGACTCACACCGCAGCCTCGAGGGCGTCGGACCGCTCATCCAGCAGGTGGCGGACGCCGTCGGCCTGAGCGCCGAGGGCGCAGAGCTCGCGGCCCGCGCCACCGCCGACATCGAGGCCACCGTCGCGCAGATCGCCGCCGTGGCGCCGCCCGAGGGGCAGCGCCTGCGGATCGCGTTCCTGTACGTCCGCGGCCAGTCCGGGATCTACTACCTGTTCGGCACCGGGTCAGGGACCGACTCCCTGATCACCGCCCTCGGCGGGGTGGACGTGGCCACCGAGATCGGGTGGGACGGCATGCGACCGCTCACCGACGAGGGACTGATCGCCGCACAGCCGGACCTCGTCCTGGTCATGAGCAAGGGCCTGGAGTCCGTCGACGGCGTGGACGGGCTGCTCGAGGCCGTGCCAGCGCTCGCCTACACCCCGGCCGGGGAGAACCGGCGCGTCGTGGACATGGACGACAGCCAGATCCTGTCCTTCGGGCCGAACACCGCCGACGTGCTCGACGCGCTGGCGGTCGCGATCTACGCACCCGAGGCGAACCGGTGA
- a CDS encoding LssY C-terminal domain-containing protein yields the protein MRGTLSERAHAAVEEVQENPVRFADRVFFTFATVAAAWLAFLLVNQFVTAGWRHLWAFLPFWLIVAYLLLPRIHSLLTKVYVPDYFIGRSRTREGLLGDPVNVGFRGRQDRIHEAMLRAGWHRADEINLTSSRRMVVSTIMRRSYPDAPVSPLYLFGRRQRFTYQQEVEGNPAKRHHVRFWPCPKGWRLPGGHRANWLAAGTYDTAVGLNLFTLQVTHRIDADIDAERDHIVATLTAPEAGNDGIRVKHLKNFSTGYHARNGGGDAIRTDGDLPIVDVRALPPATPEILAAVEADHREAEQSRAVPLTVALGLFLMLLRVVAGAFSLNWVLHLARESIDELWILAPMLDLGFSLEQGYVLVRGVIMGYLLAYLLLSYLVYRGRNWARMVTMAISAVSIIVYAVLWLTAAPESALSSNLIGSSLEILVLLAFSGETARRFTSGKNPENHPIDGV from the coding sequence ATGCGCGGGACGTTGAGCGAGCGGGCCCATGCGGCCGTCGAGGAGGTGCAGGAGAACCCGGTCAGATTCGCCGACCGCGTGTTCTTCACCTTCGCGACCGTCGCCGCCGCGTGGCTGGCGTTCCTGCTCGTCAACCAGTTCGTGACGGCGGGCTGGCGCCACCTCTGGGCGTTCCTGCCGTTCTGGCTGATCGTCGCGTACCTGTTGCTGCCGCGGATCCACTCACTGCTGACCAAGGTGTACGTGCCGGACTACTTCATCGGCCGTTCCCGCACCCGTGAGGGGCTGCTCGGGGATCCGGTCAACGTCGGCTTCCGGGGCCGGCAGGACCGGATCCACGAGGCCATGCTCCGCGCCGGCTGGCACCGCGCCGACGAGATCAACCTGACCAGCAGCCGCCGGATGGTGGTCTCGACCATCATGCGCCGGTCCTACCCGGACGCACCGGTGAGCCCGCTCTACCTGTTCGGACGCCGGCAGCGGTTCACCTATCAGCAGGAGGTCGAGGGCAACCCCGCCAAGCGCCACCACGTCCGGTTCTGGCCATGCCCGAAGGGCTGGCGCCTGCCCGGCGGACACCGCGCGAACTGGCTGGCCGCGGGAACCTACGACACCGCCGTCGGGCTCAATCTGTTCACACTGCAGGTGACGCACCGGATCGACGCGGACATCGACGCCGAGCGGGACCACATCGTCGCGACGCTGACCGCGCCCGAGGCCGGCAACGACGGCATCCGGGTGAAGCACCTCAAGAACTTCTCCACCGGCTACCACGCGCGCAACGGCGGCGGCGACGCGATCCGCACCGACGGGGACCTGCCGATCGTCGACGTGCGGGCGCTGCCGCCGGCGACGCCGGAGATCCTGGCGGCCGTCGAGGCCGATCACCGCGAGGCCGAGCAGAGCCGTGCCGTGCCGCTGACCGTTGCCCTCGGGCTGTTCCTGATGTTGCTGCGGGTGGTTGCCGGAGCGTTCTCGCTGAACTGGGTGCTGCACCTGGCCCGTGAGTCGATCGACGAACTGTGGATCCTCGCCCCGATGCTCGACCTCGGCTTCAGCCTCGAGCAGGGGTACGTCCTCGTGCGCGGCGTCATCATGGGCTACCTGCTCGCCTACCTGTTGCTGTCCTACCTGGTGTACCGGGGCCGCAACTGGGCCCGGATGGTGACCATGGCGATCAGCGCGGTGAGCATCATCGTGTACGCGGTGCTGTGGCTCACGGCGGCCCCGGAGAGTGCGCTCTCGAGCAACCTGATCGGCTCCTCGCTCGAGATCCTGGTGCTCCTGGCGTTCTCGGGTGAGACCGCGCGGCGGTTCACCAGCGGGAAGAACCCGGAGAACCACCCGATCGACGGGGTCTGA
- a CDS encoding MmcQ/YjbR family DNA-binding protein, with product MGHPQMFDDADPYLARLRAICARFPGATETVSHGRPTFRTAKIFVTYGGGTKGPSGTRESYDRSIIVLPDAAERPALEQDEHYYLPAYYGPYGWIGWHLAHDGATPEQVDWDEVFELVDASYRQVSPARLVAEWDAASPPSG from the coding sequence ATGGGACACCCGCAGATGTTCGACGACGCCGATCCGTACCTGGCCCGCCTGCGCGCGATCTGCGCCCGGTTCCCCGGCGCGACGGAGACCGTCAGCCACGGGCGGCCCACCTTCAGGACCGCCAAGATCTTCGTCACCTACGGCGGCGGCACGAAGGGCCCGAGCGGCACCCGGGAGAGCTACGACCGCTCGATCATCGTCCTTCCCGACGCCGCCGAGCGCCCTGCCCTCGAGCAGGACGAGCACTACTACCTGCCGGCCTACTACGGGCCGTACGGCTGGATCGGCTGGCACCTCGCCCACGACGGCGCGACCCCGGAGCAGGTTGACTGGGACGAGGTGTTCGAACTGGTGGACGCCTCCTACCGGCAGGTCAGCCCGGCCCGCCTGGTGGCCGAATGGGACGCCGCGTCTCCACCTTCCGGGTGA
- a CDS encoding ABC1 kinase family protein codes for MVDFLGSSLTVASVIFSVLIFALLVRRLLGVRMGLLRTMVAAFIAGALGPTVLQAILPAPPQDQDFLTLGLYVALLSGFVLIVAMAILVVIEALVPTGSLPGPLELRRSARARLSRTRRYLHILRVVAKHGLSRFLRGRVHRGLRTAPERRDLARSLRRALEDGGVTFIKLGQQLSTRRDLLPPEFTAELAALQDDAPAVPWPQVRDALETELGRSVEDVFTFLDSQPLAAASVAQVHAGRLLDGSEVVVKVQRPGISAEVERDLDIIARLARTLADRTEWGASLGLQGLVDGFSEALAEELDFTIESGNMRSVAAALHSAGTEGIRVPTPHTDLCTPRVLVMERMAGIPLGSAEETLAALGEERRREIADTLLRVVIDQLLTSGIFHVDLHPGNLLVDTDGTLAMLDLGSVGRLGSVTRANVGRLVAALGSGDSQAATDALLELVDRPENVDERGLEQEIGIIILRFTTAGSTDGAAAFGALFRLVATQRLGIRPEVAAVFRAVATLEGTVTTIDPGYDLLGATRAAGVSRIARELTPEAVRTRVVHEVATALPILRRLPRRMDRLADAAEHGRLSLGVRLLADPRDRRFVTGLWHQALLAVLGATAGLMSVVLFAVAPGPLVTPEIGVYHVLGSTLLCISIILVLRVLIVIFRRETDEG; via the coding sequence ATGGTCGACTTCCTGGGGAGCTCGCTCACCGTCGCCAGCGTGATCTTCTCGGTGCTGATCTTCGCGCTGCTCGTGCGGCGGCTGCTCGGCGTGCGGATGGGCCTGCTGCGCACCATGGTGGCTGCCTTCATCGCGGGCGCCCTCGGGCCGACGGTCCTCCAGGCGATCCTGCCCGCGCCACCTCAGGACCAGGACTTCCTGACCCTGGGTCTGTACGTCGCGCTCCTGTCCGGTTTCGTGCTGATCGTCGCGATGGCGATCCTCGTGGTCATCGAGGCGCTGGTCCCGACCGGCTCACTGCCCGGACCGCTGGAACTGCGGCGCTCGGCGCGGGCCCGGCTCTCGCGCACCCGCCGCTACCTGCACATCCTGCGCGTCGTGGCCAAGCACGGCCTGTCCCGGTTCCTGCGCGGACGGGTGCACCGGGGACTGCGCACCGCCCCGGAACGGCGTGACCTGGCCCGGTCCCTGCGCCGGGCCCTCGAGGACGGCGGCGTCACCTTCATCAAGCTCGGGCAGCAGCTGTCCACCCGCCGCGACCTGCTGCCCCCGGAGTTCACCGCCGAGCTGGCCGCACTGCAGGACGATGCACCCGCGGTGCCGTGGCCGCAGGTCCGGGACGCGCTGGAGACCGAGCTCGGCCGCAGCGTCGAGGACGTGTTCACGTTCCTCGACTCGCAGCCGCTGGCCGCCGCGTCCGTCGCGCAGGTCCACGCGGGGCGTCTGCTGGACGGTTCCGAGGTGGTCGTCAAGGTCCAGCGGCCGGGCATCAGCGCCGAGGTGGAGCGCGACCTGGACATCATCGCTCGGCTCGCCCGCACCCTTGCCGACCGCACCGAGTGGGGCGCCTCCCTCGGGCTCCAAGGGCTCGTCGACGGCTTCTCGGAGGCCCTCGCCGAAGAGCTCGACTTCACCATCGAGTCCGGCAACATGCGCTCCGTGGCAGCCGCGCTGCACTCGGCGGGCACCGAAGGGATCCGAGTGCCCACCCCGCACACGGACCTGTGCACGCCCCGCGTGCTGGTCATGGAGCGGATGGCCGGCATCCCGCTCGGCAGCGCCGAGGAGACGCTGGCCGCCCTCGGCGAGGAGCGGCGCCGGGAGATCGCGGACACGCTCCTGCGCGTCGTGATCGACCAACTGCTGACGAGCGGGATCTTCCACGTCGACCTGCACCCCGGGAACCTGCTCGTCGACACCGACGGGACCCTGGCGATGCTCGACCTCGGCTCGGTCGGCCGGCTCGGGTCCGTGACCCGCGCGAACGTCGGCCGCCTGGTGGCCGCGCTCGGCTCCGGCGACTCGCAGGCCGCCACCGACGCGCTCCTGGAACTGGTGGACCGTCCGGAGAACGTCGACGAGCGCGGTCTGGAACAGGAGATCGGCATCATCATCCTGCGGTTCACGACGGCCGGCAGCACGGACGGCGCCGCCGCGTTCGGAGCCCTGTTCCGCCTCGTCGCCACGCAGCGGCTCGGCATCCGCCCGGAGGTCGCCGCCGTGTTCCGGGCGGTCGCCACGCTCGAAGGGACCGTCACCACCATCGACCCCGGCTACGACCTGCTCGGCGCCACCCGGGCCGCGGGCGTGAGCCGGATCGCCCGGGAGCTCACCCCGGAGGCGGTGCGGACCCGCGTGGTCCACGAGGTCGCCACCGCGCTTCCGATCCTGCGCCGGTTGCCCCGCCGGATGGACCGGCTGGCCGACGCCGCCGAGCACGGGCGCCTCTCGCTGGGAGTCCGGCTCCTGGCCGATCCGCGCGACCGACGGTTCGTGACCGGACTGTGGCACCAGGCGCTGCTCGCCGTCCTGGGTGCGACGGCGGGGCTGATGTCGGTCGTGCTGTTCGCCGTCGCACCCGGTCCCCTGGTCACACCCGAGATCGGGGTCTACCACGTCCTGGGAAGCACGCTGCTGTGCATCAGTATCATCCTCGTGCTGCGCGTCCTCATCGTGATCTTCCGACGGGAGACCGACGAGGGCTGA
- a CDS encoding MarR family winged helix-turn-helix transcriptional regulator, which translates to MSEPLWLTREERSTWLALTGLITKLPGALDAQLTRDAGLSFYEYMVLAMLAESDDGVLRMSALAELTNGSLSRLSHVVQRLERQELVRRETCADDRRATNAILTDAGRSRVESAAPGHVRHARTLVVDAVSAEDLATFGRVGEAILDRVADQRRN; encoded by the coding sequence ATGTCCGAGCCACTCTGGCTGACCCGCGAGGAGCGTTCGACCTGGCTCGCCCTGACGGGCCTGATCACGAAACTGCCGGGGGCCCTCGATGCCCAGCTCACCCGCGACGCGGGCCTGAGCTTCTACGAGTACATGGTCCTGGCAATGCTCGCCGAGTCCGACGACGGCGTGCTGCGGATGAGCGCGCTGGCCGAGCTCACGAACGGGTCGCTGTCCCGGCTGTCCCACGTGGTGCAGCGGCTCGAGCGCCAGGAGCTGGTCCGGCGCGAGACCTGCGCCGATGACCGCCGGGCGACGAACGCGATCCTCACCGACGCCGGCCGGTCCCGCGTCGAGTCCGCCGCACCCGGTCACGTCCGGCACGCGCGCACGCTCGTGGTCGACGCCGTCAGCGCCGAGGACCTGGCCACGTTCGGGCGGGTCGGCGAGGCGATCCTGGACCGGGTCGCCGACCAGCGGCGCAACTGA
- a CDS encoding GNAT family N-acetyltransferase, with protein sequence MKITGTRVELRDWTVADDPRVRSLLDPARPWHLTNGPYFGPPTAESMGAMRAGILALAAMDEADRPDPRGMLAVVDRSDGTLVGAVTWYWESRETDWRRLGIGIHDEAYWGRGLATEAMALWTTYLFDATDALRLDFATYSGNEGMIGVGRRLGFVEEGRFRKARRWSGGVHDSVVMGALREEWDTRRAAWPATGP encoded by the coding sequence ATGAAGATCACCGGAACCCGCGTGGAACTGCGGGACTGGACCGTGGCCGACGACCCGCGGGTCCGTTCACTGCTGGACCCGGCCCGCCCGTGGCACCTGACGAACGGCCCGTACTTCGGCCCGCCCACCGCGGAGTCGATGGGGGCCATGCGGGCCGGGATCCTTGCCCTGGCGGCGATGGATGAGGCGGATCGCCCCGATCCCCGCGGCATGCTCGCCGTCGTGGACCGCTCGGACGGCACCCTCGTCGGCGCCGTGACCTGGTACTGGGAGAGTCGCGAGACGGACTGGCGGCGCCTGGGCATCGGCATCCACGACGAGGCGTACTGGGGTCGCGGCCTGGCCACCGAGGCGATGGCACTGTGGACCACGTACTTGTTCGACGCCACCGACGCACTCCGCCTCGACTTCGCCACCTACTCGGGCAACGAGGGCATGATCGGCGTCGGCCGGCGGCTCGGGTTCGTGGAGGAGGGCCGCTTCCGCAAGGCCCGGCGCTGGTCCGGCGGGGTGCACGACTCGGTGGTCATGGGCGCGCTCCGCGAGGAGTGGGACACCCGGCGCGCGGCATGGCCCGCCACCGGCCCCTGA